CATGGCGTGTGTGGAGGGCATGCTGTACTCCGTGTTGTAGAACACCTCCACTTTGACCACAGGAGGAGATGCAGGACGGGTCCACCGGACCAGATCTTTCGTGGACTGGCCGAGGAACAGCACCCAGGCCCACACCACGATCAGCTGCCGGCTCACATAAGGGTCGACGTTCCACATCAAGAAGGGGAAGAACACGATGAAGAACATCTCATTGCCCAGCTCAGTGCCGATGGTGAAGAGATAGAAGAGAAACTTGTTCTCGATTATGAACTCCTGGCCAACATCACCAGTCAATGAGTTCCTGCGTAAAGGCTTCACTGTCCCTTTGGAGTCCCTCTCTGTGTCTCGCCCCGACGGTCCGTTGAGAAAAGCAGCGGAACACTCGTCCTGTTCAACATTTTCAGCAGCTTTTAAACTTTTTCTCAGCCTTTGGTCCGAAAGTCCGTGTGCTGAATCCCCACTAGCCGCGGGGTCTCCCTGACATTGCCCCACGCAAGCACCGTTGACCCCAAGCTCCTCGTCACTCTCGCCAGCCTCAGCTGGTTTTTTAGAAAATGTCCCGCGGACCCCGCAGAGCTGCTGGAATCTGGCGACATGGCAGGGATCCTGTAGGTATCGACAAAGGCTAACAAATCTGTGGAGCGCGTCGCTTGCCATGGTGAAAGCGAAAGGTCTCCAACACGGAATCAATATCCCACGCGCTGCTCGTGAAATGCTGTAAACACAAGCGCGTGCAAAGCTGCACTAAACAATGGCAGATTGTATTGTGCGGCGCATAGCTGTACAATCCTCGAGTCTTCAAACCGTGGAGATAGTGGTCAAATAGAGTGGCTGTTTGACTATGAACTAGGAATAACCCGTCCGTTATTTAGTAGGGAGGGCGACAAATACGTAGTTGAAGGCGGGGACGCTCACTAGTAGTGACGCACAGTAGGTCCGGTGTAATGCCAAAATTAGCAGAATTCGCCCCAACACCGGGTCTTTCTCAATTATGCTCcgcatgcaatatttatttaatagtgaAATTAAATGACTAGCATGAAACAGGAGGATCTGAAATGGGAGGTGCATAACACTTTATCAAGAATGATGAgttctaataataaatcactcATTTATTCAGTGTGCATATTAAAGTCAATGACTAATAACGTTTTTCGATGTCATATTCAAGTAAATTGTTGTACAGGACGCCTCTGAAGCAGCGCGTCACTGTCAATTTCACGTGGCACCTGTTACTTTTCTCCGCGCTTGGCAGGTTAAACCAATCAGTCGTTTAGGCTACAATATAagaattcttaaaatataatttcataggGATTGCTGAAGATTTCTATTTGTATGAATACAAAGCGCAGATGCTCGGAAATAACTCACTTAAGTCATAATAATTGAAATGTCTCCGAGACTAAACGTCACGTCTTTTCAATGCGGCCCAGTTGAGTTTTCAGCTTTGTAAGCAGTCGAGCGCCCCCTAAAGGAAAACTAGATATTTTGgtaattattgtaaaaatattaacctGTGCAATaggataatttaaaaaaatgtacaaataactttttaaaaagaaaccgaataataaacaaaaaataaacatagcaTAAAAATTACATCAACCTTAGTTCATGAGTAGATCAGTTAATTTGTCTCATAAAATACCTCGTTATGACaacttagaaaatgtaaattattaaacattgttatattttctttttatttattttttgtgtgtgtttgtgtatttataactGCCTAAATAATAACGTGTGCAACAGTACAAACAAAAGCAAGAAACTAATGTATAAACAGAAAGGGATTATAGCATAATAAGAAAAATGACTTCAACCCAAATGAGAAAACTATGTTTACTCGGCTCATGAAATGTCTCATTGACAATTTAGAAGTCaaaaaaaaggaggggggggATTAGGCTACATTTCTGTTAATTAGCcaaatgcaaatttgtgaaaagTCCTGTGGGGCTATTATAGGTTATGTCATACTTGTGGCTATTGTCTAAAAGAGTGGCGTTCAAAAAGGGAGTCGGGGGGAGTGGGGGGTGACGTTGTAAACACTTCTCCACTAGAGGGAGACTTTGCATggcttttcatttttcagtggCCTTAatcatagttttgtttttgttaattttttttttttttttgacaatgcaATGTATTACCACTAGTGCTTtctgaaaacataaaatcttaacCTACATTTGGTGAATTTCTTGACCTAAACATCTATGCATTCTCTATATGAAAAATTGTAACAGGCtaagcaaagcaaaaaaagtaGAATCAAGCTAGAAATGcatctaattttattatttatttttgtccaaatCAAAATATAACTAATGCTtctttttcatattattaaataaagcacTGTGGATTAGATTACGCAATGTCAACTCACATGGCTCATATAGTTATATAATTTCACTTGAATCTTCTCTGGTTTTTACGTTTCACTAAAAGAGGGGTTTGGGCAATTCTGACCTGGTTTGCTACAGTTTTGCCAGGTTCTGGTCCTGAGGGATGGggaccaggaaaaaaaaatctgaggggTAAAACGACCAAACTGGGAGATAAAaagttcagaattgtgagagaaaaagtcaaaaattttattttttcatcccgtggtggaaaaaaagtttaatacttTACTATGGAAAGTTCCTGGCGGGGTTTAACACACTTCTGATTTCTGAGTGGTTTCCTCCTTTGAGTTTTTTTCCTTTGAGTAcaaatgtaataatgaataatgcACACTAGTAAGACAAAGTTATACAAACTGAAAagagcttaaaaataaataaagaaaaaaaactagtcAGTGCATAGTACTAGAGTTCACCGACTCATTGCAACTTTGTCCTGCCACTGTTGGTACTCAAAAGCACATTTCTGAGCTAAATGTGTCAGGTTAAGCAGCATTACTCCAGATGATGTTTGCATTGACGATTTCTTTAGGCTCTCATAATGACCATGTCACATTTGCAATCTCCTGCGTATCAAACTACTTCTATAATCCATTAATTTCAAATGATCTATATGTGAAGAAGATTATGCTGTCAGAACTGTTTTAAGTAGGCAATACATTTCACAATAAACCATTTTGCTATACTAAATAATCACTTCTAGCATTTCAATGGATGCGAGTTCGGCCACTCTGTCCTTGCGGTCCCAAAACTCTTCATTCACATAGAGGGAAAATACAGTAACAATTGTAAACCATGGATATCAATGCTCTTGTTGGGGTTTCCTATGTTTCTCACAATTGCTTCcagcatatttaaaatgatattttataataaaaaaaaaaatagttattttaaaaaacacaaagaacaaacaagtttatattttaaaagctgatctgcttcactgcttatttttttaatgaaattaattaaagttaCACCAAACTGTTCCAAATAACTTTCCCACCAAGAATTGTAACCTTTCTATACAATGTCCAGACAGCTGAActttaatctgcacaaaaataattCAGATATTGAACGTTCATCATAGAAGTGTTTTGTCACTCTatgtttcaaatataatttaacatactcctgaataataataatgttttaaaaagtgtcaCGTCAATTGAAACATACATCACAAAATTCTGGTCCACAATGGTCTTTTACTGATTAtgcaataaacaaaacatttagtgTTAAGAGAATAAAGGAGAAGGCTGCAGAGATAAATGAagattacaataaaataacataaaataaaatgtctttcctATTGAAAAACAAGATAAAAGCTCATAAAATACTTGCAGGACGTTGTCAACAGGCTAACATTCATCTGAAAgcataatgaaaacaaatattgtcTTACTTAACTAAGCATTCATGTTCTAATGCCATATAAATACCTGTAAAACTGGGATAAATGATACATCGGCTTTTCGTATGATCTAAAACAGCTCATCAAGCATGAATTAACTTAAGCATCTACCACCTCGAGAACTAAACAGAAAAATGaccactaaaaatataaaaatctattgcATAATTAAACTATAAATCTGTTTCAACCTCTTTGAGACAAAAACCATCATGAGAACACCACATGATTTTGAATTCCCTTTTTTGCACATTCTCCATCATTACTTTCAATGGCTCTTTTGCAATTCATCTGTACTCTTCAAGAGGAAACAGTGATGTAAGCAAATACCAACGCAATGAAAgcaacactcacaaacatccaaCAGCGTTTAACCATTGAGCCTATGAGTGCACACACAGAACTCACATAACCGCTACACAACAAAActctgaagagagagaaaaaaaataaattgttcaatcTTTCATTAAAAGTACATATTCATAAAAATGGTTTCATATATTGCATGGACTGCTGGTATTTTATCTTAAGAAAATAGATTGTGCGACTGTAGCTACAATACACACGCTTTGGGAAAGGGGATAAAACACAACAGGGTTTTTTAGGTGAAAGTAGGGAATCCAGAGGGAGTGTTGGAGATTGTACGTATACGCATCAGTGTGCATTTAACATTAAGGCTCTGGTTGCTGCCACTGTTAAGTTACATTACACTCCTCTGTCTCCAGGCCCTCTACACACTGAGATGGATGGACTCCCTCTGGGCTCCTCTCCGCATCACTGGCGGGATCAATGAAAGGTGCAGGTCATCTAGTACAATTTTAAAACACTGCGGTTTATAGAGGGCTTGATATTAGGGCTTGGAATAAAAGGAGAGAAAGTGGAGGCTAATTTCAGGGATCCAGGGGGGAGCGGGCAGAGAGGGGGATGCAGTGTCTGAAATTGCTAAACACAGCAAAGCTCAGTTGACTTGGTCCAGAGCACGCAGGAGCTCCTCTCCCTGCAGGAGATGATGGCGGTCCTGCACGGGAGCGTTGACTTCGCAGTCGTAACGTGTTAGCTGAGGCAGCCCGCCGCTGCCCTCTAAAGAACTGCACAACAGGCGACTGGCCACATCTGCAGAATCAGAATGGAAAAGAGATGAGCTCATTTATTGACAATTGTATATACATGCTAAAATAGAACTCTAAAAATGTCAAGTGGTATTAAAAGTACTAAAGTATTTCCCTGCAAACTGAATACactcaatttttgttttttacacttgTGATACCgattttgtaagtattttaatataaagctGCTTCACTTCAATGaagctttcattttaaaaatgtattttattagcaGAGCgcatttaaaaattcataaaatacatgGCAGAGTTTTGATGGTCTCGTTACTCACCAGAGGGCAGTATGAGAATGGTTTTATTTCCTCCAAGCACACTCGATCCTTTAACCTCTAAAACCTTTGCCCTCTTTCCAGGCTCTATAGCACTGTCCACACTCTGAAGCAAAGCACCCTGCAGGAAATTGGAGAGTGgttacataataaaacacattttcaagaatCATTTCACAATGTTTCACATAAGCTTTTTCTTCTTCGATTTAGGAGTTTATTCTGTAAGTGTGTTTTCATCATAGATTATTCATTTTCACTTAATCTATTTTCAGACTCACCAGTCCAACAGCCTCACaaagtgatgtcacttcctccaACTTCCTCTTACGTTGGGCATTCTGGATGGCTAACATCTTTGGTGACAGCTCTCTGGGAAATTGGAGcaacaaacacaaaatcagaTAATTTACTAGTAGTGACATATAAATGAAGTCCGAATCCGTGCTCTATGCTCACGATAGAACCATTTTTGGCTTGGCTCTAATCTACTTGCAGTTTAATACAGATCAGCTATCTGATCCCTCTGCTTAAGGATTGATCTGACTGAGATTGACTGTACTGTAGATGATGGCAGCAGGAAGTCATGCAAGTGAGAGCTCTACCTGTTGTTGAGCTGATTGCTGCTCTGTGGGGCGGGGGGCCGAGAAGGGGAAACATCCCGACTGCCGCTGAAGGGTGAGACAGGGGCACTGCACACCTCCTGTAGCAGGTGCAGGGGTGAAGGGGCCCGTGATGACGGCTCCTGCTTCACTACGCTGCTGGAGGAAGAGGCTGGAGATGCAGGGGAGGGTAAGGGCTGGAACAGGGAGCTCATGGCTGACACAGAGTGAGGGCCAGAGGGAAGCGGATCCAGCGGAGAGGGGATACGCAGCTGGAAGTCATCATCCATTGGAATGTATGGAGCCAGCATCTCTAGGTCGAGATCCTCCATGGCCTAGAAGTCACAGAAATATGTCTTGTGAAATATATGCAATGCAATAATGACCACAGAGGGAGATATTTCAGAAAAAGGGTTACCTGGGAGCTAAAAGGGGTCTTTGCCTCTGTATCAGTAGCGAACAGTTTCTCAACCAGGTCCAGTTTGAATTCAGAACTGATGTCTGAGTCTACTTGGAAACAGTAATCCATGGGGCTGTTTGGCTACgagaaaaaataatacacacttgAACTAAGTCTTTAAGACACACAGGATCtcattaaccattaaaaaggagcaATCCTTTTAAATGACTAAGAACAGCAGCTAAAAAAAGCAAGTGTTTAATGAGTATTTACCCCCGAGGAGCCCAGTCCAGATGTGGAAGGTGTGTTTGCGGAGTCTGGACCACGATCAGAGGCAGAGCTGAAAGGGAAGTCCTCCGCTCCGGTGTCTAGTTTGGTCAGGACTGGGGCAGAGTCGCTGGGCGTCagaggagacagacagatgggCAGCTTCTTGCTGCTGGAGGGCAGCATGACATCATTGTAGAGGGGCACCTCCTTCAGCAGCTGCATGTCAGAATCTGGaggaaattaaatattgttaaattattatcgGTAGCACGCCAAGgaattgtgtgtatatttataatttatttcagaaacTAAGATTATGAATCCATATTACTCATATAACAGACTCAGAGGATCAGTAAATGCCTTGAATATGTTTTCAGTCTTTACAAGATTACAAAGTTGCCAAGGGATTGCATTATATTAAGGTACACTCAAAAGTTTTGGGGCCAGTAAGAATTTCTTTTCTGGGGGGGTGGGGGAGAAcaatttaacacttttattcagcaaggatgcattccaTTGATTAAAATTGAGAgttaagacttttacattgttactaaagagttctatttcaaataaatgctgtttgtctGAACTTACTATTCAAAGAAtcccaaataaaaatattttctgaaaggtcatgtgacactgaaggactggattaacaactgctgaaaatttggctttgctatcacaggaataaattacatttttaaatgtattaaaataggacaaaataattttaaattaatataatacttCACAGCATTACTGGTTTTACtagtttttgaataaataaatgcagccttggtgagcataagatactttttttgttggataaacattacaaaaatcttaccaaccccaaacttttcaacagaaGTGTATGAGCTGTCAGTCGCTAGTAGACGTTTCTTCTTCAACTTCTGGTTGCCTTACAAAACTGGTGGGCTGCACAAAGAGCCACAGCTATTGAACTTCGCTGCTgttaaaaatgtcactttattttgacatttacacTTTTTTGCCACTAAAAACGAACACTGTGGAGGGAAAGCGTTCATACAAGTTGCAAGAATATCATCTATGATTAAACAAGATGAGAATAATGAGAAGGAGAGTATTTGCTCTTTGCACATGCCACCTCTGATTATCAGCTCTCAATGAAAACATCTGCCTTAAATTTGCTGCAAATCAAAGTGAGCAATGCTTAATATGTTCCATGTAAACATGTAACCATCCTTCAGGAAGCACCTGAGTTGTTGAAGTCCAGAGAGATGATGGTGTCTCCTGCAGCAGGCGCCAACACAGTAAGTGCCTCAGGCTTCTCTTTCAGCTTCTCATAAAGATCAGAGCTCTCCATGGGACACTTGAGGCTTTCTGGCTTGAAAAGTTTGAGTATGTCCACCTCAGAGGCCTCATCTTCCATCTCCTGGTTCTCTTTCTCTTCAGCCTCGGGCTCTGTCACAGTCTGCTGCAAGGACAGGACAACATCCCCCTCCACAATGCCACTGGATGAGACAGAACGTTCAAGTTGGATTATGATCAGACACATTTGTATACACACTAAATACAGCAAAGAACTTTTCATGATATTTTGCTTCTATAAAACCACTAGTCCACTACAGATGTGACAAAACTGGATTTGTACCTGAGAACGAAGTTGACACACACAATGCACTGTGGCTGAGAATTCTTGGGGTTGTAGATTACAGTGGCCTGAGTCTCCACCCACACAAAACCACCTTTCTTAGCCAGCATGCGGTACTGGCCTGTGGTGGCCTGGCCCTTGGCGAACACTGGGAAAAATAACACTCTCCAATCAGAAATATTCCAAAAGACATCTTGTGTAACAGTTTTGCATGTTAAAGTGAAACCTCTATCATGATCGGGCATGCATTCTGTCCAGGTACTCACAGTTGTGATGTGTCTTGGTGAGGTGATCTGAATCCAGGGCATGATAGTATTCGTACACAGACTTGTTCAGCAGATCATCTGGCTCATATCCCATCAGCTCTGTGATCCTTTGGGAAAGAGTGAGAGGATTTAGTATGCAATTATAGCTACATGCTGAAACAACTGCCACTTCAACGTGATCTGGATATGAGAAGTCTAATACAGGGGTCTCAATCTTCTTTGTTTTGTAACCCATTTTTTAGTTCTCGCAACACCATGATCTTATCAAATGATCTTAAAGTGAACAAGAATGCTAAATCCTGTGTATTCAGTTTGTGGCCAAAGAATTTATGGCGGCTGGGCTTTTACACTGAGTTCACCTTTGTGTCTAGATCACatgtcaagtctgctttattgtcaatttccacatgtacagtacatacatacagagaatcgaaattgcgttactctcagacccccggtgcatacagataacattaacattaaagcctaaaaaaataactagatcaaatataaaatgtagatacaattatacaataagggaattatataaaaaaaaaaaaaaaaaaaagacatataataaaaataaaagttaaaaataaagttaaagttaaataaagcagcgcaaggtaaatgacagatatagtgcaaatcaatgaaagtgaacaacagtgcagttaaaagatttttagtgcaaaaaaatcacttattaaaaatatcttaagtctgattaaagtgacaagtgacaagtgaccaagagcagttatttaactgactgatgtgTTAAGTGCAAGAGAAACGGTGTAATTCACATACATGTCTAATCTACAGCTGTAACAATTTTGCTTAAAAACAGTGTTTCGAACACTAAAATGATTttcgtattattattatactatgaTTTCATATACtaaactattttcagttttaactttaattttagtttaaggtttTAGCAATTCTGTTGtctgcttttgacattttaattagcttttgttttttatattattattagtaatgacTATTACTATATAGCTTTCAATTGTGTTTatttccgttttattttttatttttgtttttcagtttatagTTGAGCTCAGGGATAGTAACTAGTTATTATAGTATGTACATACCACATACATATACGAcaggacagtaaaaaaaaaatctccaacaACCATATCTGCATCTCTAGTGATGCCGAAACTGAGGCCCTGTTATGCCTTcagcaaagaaataaaaataataatcccgGCTTCTGCCACTAGGTGGTGATATTATCATTTGTAAAAGTACAGAACACAGGCTTTTGTGCTTCTGCAGCATTGCTTCTATTCAGAGATGACAACAACTGGTAGGCCCACACAGTATTCACTGCTAGGCATAGATACCATCAAGGCAAACCCAAATACATCAAAAAAGCCAAACCATTTACActtgaaagaagaaagaaaaggagcTGTGCGCCAATCTGTCTAGATAATCTGGGGGgaaattattttttctgtttgatgTATCCGTGCTGTTTTTAACATAAGAGCGGGAATtggcatttgtaattttaatgtgcAAGGCTTCCGATTTCATTCCCTTTagttatttttcagttattttttaatttaaagtcttGTTATGCTGCTTTATATAGCAAActtgtatattttgttattttaatctattatgataatcacaaacacactggtttgtagcacaaatcgttttaccatttactgcactttgttttttaatcttttagttATCTTCCTATAGCGGTTAATAAATCGGAAGTCTTGCACATCACAGGAAATAGCTTTCTTGCACTTTGCAAAATAAGGTGAATATGAGGGCATCACATCTTCCTGCTAACCTTTCATCACAGTACGAGAACTTCATGTCCAGAGTGTGGCGGCTAAGGAAGGTCTTGCTGTCCAGAGGCACCTCGATGTTCGAGGGATGAGGAATGGGCTCACAGATGAGCACAAGGTAGGTCAGAGGAGGCTCTTTAAAGCCCAAGTCTCCTGAAGCCTCGCTGCGCTCCTGCACACGGACATGACCAGCACAGTGAAGAACCTGTATCAGAAGAGAGAAGGGGGAAACTTCTGTTCAAAGTCTTTTTATAGCAGATGTGTCATAAATAACTACTATAAGGATGCTCTGTACACAATAAGACTCAAGTTAGTTTTTCGTTCCTTCTTCCTTGTTAAATTTCCTGTACGATTCCAATGTCACCAAAATAAATGAACCATTTAAAATCAGCAAATCAGGGTAAGATAATCTTatccttttaaaacaaaaatatacaggaAAAGGTACTGCAAGGGGGAAATTATGTATAGGCTGTGGATACCAACAGATTAGTTATAGTCTGAGAAAACTTTGTTAGCATTCAGACAGCATCTCACTTTCCACGTAGCAGACTTGATATTGACAGTCCGCCCTCTGCTAGTGAGTGTGCACTTCATACGCAGGAAGAAGCTGCGCTCTGTATTTTGTTCCTTGGTCTTTTTGGATCCTAAACATGGAGAAAAAATGAATgcagttaatgcatttattatgtaTGGCTGGTGTATATTTCTGCAGAAAAAATGTTGCAGTGTAGCATGTGTGACTTACCGGTCTTATGGACCAGCATCTCTCTCAGCTCCTCATGGTCACAT
This portion of the Cyprinus carpio isolate SPL01 chromosome A20, ASM1834038v1, whole genome shotgun sequence genome encodes:
- the LOC109101721 gene encoding hypoxia-inducible factor 1-alpha encodes the protein MDSGVVTEKKRVSSERRKEKSRDAARSRRGKESEVFYELAHQLPLPHNVTSHLDKASIMRLTISYLRMRKLLSSDEEEKENELECQLNSFYLKALEGFLMVLSEDGDMVYLSENVSKSMGLTQFDLTGHSIFEFSHPCDHEELREMLVHKTGSKKTKEQNTERSFFLRMKCTLTSRGRTVNIKSATWKVLHCAGHVRVQERSEASGDLGFKEPPLTYLVLICEPIPHPSNIEVPLDSKTFLSRHTLDMKFSYCDERITELMGYEPDDLLNKSVYEYYHALDSDHLTKTHHNLFAKGQATTGQYRMLAKKGGFVWVETQATVIYNPKNSQPQCIVCVNFVLSGIVEGDVVLSLQQTVTEPEAEEKENQEMEDEASEVDILKLFKPESLKCPMESSDLYEKLKEKPEALTVLAPAAGDTIISLDFNNSDSDMQLLKEVPLYNDVMLPSSSKKLPICLSPLTPSDSAPVLTKLDTGAEDFPFSSASDRGPDSANTPSTSGLGSSGPNSPMDYCFQVDSDISSEFKLDLVEKLFATDTEAKTPFSSQAMEDLDLEMLAPYIPMDDDFQLRIPSPLDPLPSGPHSVSAMSSLFQPLPSPASPASSSSSVVKQEPSSRAPSPLHLLQEVCSAPVSPFSGSRDVSPSRPPAPQSSNQLNNRELSPKMLAIQNAQRKRKLEEVTSLCEAVGLGALLQSVDSAIEPGKRAKVLEVKGSSVLGGNKTILILPSDVASRLLCSSLEGSGGLPQLTRYDCEVNAPVQDRHHLLQGEELLRALDQVN